The Poseidonibacter antarcticus genome includes a region encoding these proteins:
- a CDS encoding zinc-binding dehydrogenase, with translation MDSISTQIASLIDEGKIKTTLTKTIKGFSVKNLKEAHKITEYGKNIGKIAITF, from the coding sequence ATTGACTCTATTTCAACACAAATTGCATCTTTAATTGATGAAGGAAAAATAAAAACTACACTTACAAAAACTATAAAAGGTTTTAGTGTTAAAAATTTAAAAGAAGCTCATAAAATTACTGAATATGGTAAAAATATAGGTAAAATAGCGATAACTTTTTAA
- a CDS encoding beta strand repeat-containing protein, translating into MAKITGNVKSLSNGIFKVKDENGNVRVLEVGDEIYENDTVFGDSANSSSSQIEIQLLSNDVVVLNNGQMQLNNSSLIEIVSGTEELFFTREGLNEDVESTENNIDATEEETALGEETVLDNTDINEVSDVRTADSTNITSNLREDEFNTEIQNTDEDRIESEPELVLESETDTTTVSVSTADVNEDAANVTFTIQTSNAPDANTSATATVTVNGVEQTVALDASGKGTLTIDTQDSDVYNDSQSYEVVVTAINGGNFENVSVDGASATANVTDTENETTVSLAATNTDEATQTVTFTATLSNAVLEGDDPVVVKTTLGDITITEGTTGTLEVTNTNTEDVYQDASTLDNKITEVSGGNFEKLTADTTTTVSANIDDVNQTTTVSVSTADVNEDAANVTFTIQTSNAPDANTSATATVTVNGVEQTVALDASGKGTLTIDTQDSDVYNDSQSYEVVVTAINGGNFENVSVDGASATANVTDTENETTVTLTASASVNEDPNPEGDFEARNDITYTASLPDGVIAKNDIIVTLNVGIDGEPASASDSLTITIKAGESFGIVKATEVNRDNDGSSEDKYIDNDSLSASISFVNEENAWQVGSLENLTFDDTPAITKIIDDSDPVNVTITADATTPKVIDITTDVSGTNGVKVTAIGTDGEERDLSIVSGTNHDGFGVTSTNLSNGATTELGLNEKIVVDFDNDVNSLDVAFAWRNNHETAEVTFYDDGDVVGSATVTGDGSSTTQAFVTYYDASGTQIKMVNAVGSSDKVDNPYTFELPNSTDTDIVSFDKVEFSAPNYVDDYLINKIVYTEVVDSSITDIVTSDGSITFSIQMDEDYPPHGNATVKVQIGNDNYDVALNATGRGTVTLDAIQIAALEDLSSIEVKVTEVIGGGYEKVNTTSETFNFAPDPLISTNDVINTDEETSYYSLTINDFGDYTATTTTEFKITELPTNGTLYLNVTSGDTIINKDGESTIITATSKVAIGAGTVISLANIAAGKLVFEPTANSDEDGSFKFEVGNGTYFGDAYTTTIDVKAVADAPTTVSIDVTKVDSTGSAVNLGNLNGYTEHNFGDLSSNQNIDVGNGKDHVIIGNTAGGTNIKGGNGPDVIQINGNIGGNTSLDGGNGKDILVLGKSESSYTVNNYTNNNGVIAAQIIDKDTNQTLTVNHIEEIRYASPTIEYNVDISAALADIDGSETLSVEISGVPNNASFDLNNLVDQGNGTWQLTTTEDVKSIDYTNIKMTVPEGTENVDLTITASATETRDNEDEDNVATATDSDTTISSDTVSLKTSLNKSTNDTSSDNSKVQESSNNEINSSYNSWEDKEVINGTEGSDTINIGEGNNKIINAGSGDDTINTPDSFWKGTGQVINGEDGNDTLVINHNQDDGTTKFDIVENNDGSYTIKALTYNAWSQWDAGYELTVNNVENIQFNDGIVSLTSTATKTATLIDGIVEGVEYETSSGLKGLTDSNGDFNYKEGDSVTFSVGAVVLGVVTAEDLANGKVFLQDIADVEHTNVNDEYLENLATFLQSIDSDASDNIVITDETRVALVDSYINLKTASEEEVKVFVENIGQTYVDEDTAMEHVQDMLEEYAGIDESEFDERTSDDVVVEDSILTATLGTEAIDGVSYTTSSGFESITDENGLFTYDEGDSITFKNASGEIISELDSNDIGDDELITLSELGITINDINPEVVDETEKVILEDESVEEESDEVVEELSTELIDNGINFDNVSELQKEEINLDNKDDEISEVLDDLLETSNNIPGLEEDESEVNKVSSENSDLVSTDGNAQIVDTTVQIKVEQSISDGVTS; encoded by the coding sequence ATGGCGAAGATTACAGGAAATGTTAAAAGCTTATCAAATGGAATTTTCAAAGTAAAAGATGAAAATGGTAATGTTAGAGTTTTAGAAGTTGGTGACGAGATTTATGAAAATGATACAGTATTTGGAGATAGTGCAAATTCGTCATCATCACAAATAGAAATTCAACTTTTATCAAATGATGTAGTTGTTCTTAATAATGGACAAATGCAACTTAATAATTCTTCATTAATTGAGATAGTATCAGGTACAGAAGAATTATTTTTTACTAGAGAAGGCCTAAATGAAGATGTAGAATCTACTGAAAATAATATAGATGCTACAGAGGAAGAAACAGCATTAGGTGAAGAAACAGTACTAGATAATACAGATATTAATGAAGTATCTGATGTAAGAACTGCTGATTCAACTAATATTACTAGTAATTTAAGAGAAGATGAATTTAATACAGAAATACAAAATACTGATGAAGATAGAATAGAGTCAGAACCAGAACTAGTTCTCGAATCTGAGACTGATACAACAACAGTAAGTGTAAGTACAGCAGATGTAAATGAAGATGCAGCAAATGTAACATTTACAATCCAAACTTCAAACGCACCAGATGCGAATACAAGTGCAACTGCAACAGTAACTGTAAATGGAGTTGAACAAACAGTAGCTTTAGATGCAAGTGGAAAAGGTACATTAACAATTGATACACAAGATTCAGATGTATATAATGATTCACAAAGTTATGAAGTAGTAGTAACAGCAATTAACGGTGGAAACTTTGAAAATGTAAGTGTAGATGGAGCAAGTGCAACAGCAAATGTAACAGATACTGAAAATGAAACAACAGTAAGTTTAGCTGCAACAAATACAGATGAAGCAACACAAACTGTAACATTTACAGCAACACTTTCAAACGCAGTTTTAGAAGGGGATGATCCAGTAGTAGTAAAAACAACACTTGGTGATATTACAATTACTGAGGGAACTACAGGAACATTAGAAGTTACAAACACAAATACAGAAGATGTATATCAAGATGCAAGTACATTAGATAATAAAATTACAGAAGTAAGTGGTGGAAACTTTGAGAAATTAACAGCAGACACAACTACAACAGTAAGTGCAAATATCGATGATGTGAATCAAACAACAACAGTAAGTGTAAGTACAGCAGATGTAAATGAAGATGCAGCAAATGTAACATTTACAATCCAAACTTCAAACGCACCAGATGCGAATACAAGTGCAACTGCAACAGTAACTGTAAATGGAGTTGAACAAACAGTAGCTTTAGATGCAAGTGGAAAAGGTACATTAACAATTGATACACAAGATTCAGATGTATATAATGATTCACAAAGTTATGAAGTAGTAGTAACAGCAATTAACGGTGGAAACTTTGAAAATGTAAGTGTAGATGGAGCAAGTGCAACAGCAAATGTAACAGATACTGAAAATGAAACAACAGTAACATTAACAGCTTCAGCATCAGTAAACGAAGATCCAAATCCTGAAGGTGATTTTGAAGCCAGAAACGATATTACATATACAGCTTCATTACCAGATGGTGTTATAGCTAAAAATGATATAATTGTTACATTGAATGTTGGAATAGATGGAGAACCTGCAAGTGCTTCTGATTCTTTAACTATTACAATAAAAGCTGGAGAATCTTTTGGAATTGTAAAAGCAACAGAGGTAAATAGAGATAATGATGGTTCTAGTGAAGATAAATATATCGATAATGACTCTTTATCTGCATCAATCTCATTTGTAAATGAAGAAAATGCATGGCAAGTAGGAAGTTTAGAAAATCTAACTTTTGATGACACACCTGCTATTACAAAAATAATTGATGATAGTGACCCCGTAAATGTAACAATAACAGCAGATGCAACAACACCAAAAGTTATTGATATAACAACTGATGTAAGTGGTACAAATGGTGTCAAAGTTACTGCCATTGGAACAGATGGAGAAGAGAGAGATCTATCTATCGTTAGTGGTACAAATCATGATGGATTTGGTGTAACAAGTACAAATCTTTCAAATGGTGCTACAACAGAGTTAGGATTAAATGAAAAAATTGTTGTTGATTTTGATAATGATGTAAATTCACTTGATGTTGCTTTTGCTTGGAGAAATAATCATGAGACTGCAGAAGTAACTTTCTATGATGATGGTGATGTTGTTGGTTCTGCAACTGTGACAGGAGATGGTTCAAGTACTACACAAGCTTTTGTTACTTATTATGATGCATCAGGGACTCAAATAAAAATGGTAAATGCAGTAGGAAGTTCTGATAAAGTAGATAATCCATATACTTTTGAATTACCTAACTCTACAGATACAGATATAGTATCTTTTGATAAAGTAGAGTTTTCAGCACCAAATTATGTGGATGATTATTTAATCAATAAGATAGTTTATACAGAAGTTGTTGATAGTAGCATAACTGATATAGTAACTTCAGATGGTAGTATAACTTTTAGTATTCAAATGGATGAAGATTATCCCCCTCATGGTAATGCAACAGTTAAAGTTCAGATAGGTAATGATAATTATGATGTTGCATTAAATGCAACAGGAAGAGGAACAGTAACACTTGATGCGATACAAATAGCTGCATTGGAGGATTTATCTAGTATAGAGGTAAAAGTAACAGAAGTGATTGGTGGAGGTTATGAGAAAGTTAATACTACAAGTGAAACTTTTAATTTTGCTCCAGATCCATTAATATCAACAAATGATGTTATTAATACTGACGAAGAGACATCTTATTATAGTTTAACAATAAATGATTTTGGTGATTATACTGCTACTACTACAACAGAATTTAAAATAACTGAGCTTCCAACAAATGGTACACTTTATTTAAATGTAACAAGTGGAGATACTATTATCAATAAAGATGGAGAATCAACTATTATAACAGCTACTTCAAAAGTGGCAATTGGAGCAGGTACTGTTATCTCTTTAGCTAATATAGCAGCTGGAAAACTTGTATTTGAACCAACTGCTAATAGCGATGAAGATGGAAGTTTTAAATTTGAAGTCGGGAATGGAACTTATTTTGGTGATGCATATACTACAACTATTGATGTTAAAGCTGTTGCTGATGCTCCAACTACTGTAAGTATTGATGTAACAAAAGTAGACTCAACTGGAAGTGCTGTAAATCTTGGAAATTTAAATGGATATACGGAACATAACTTTGGAGATTTATCTTCTAATCAAAATATAGATGTTGGAAATGGTAAAGATCATGTTATTATTGGTAATACAGCTGGTGGTACCAATATAAAAGGTGGAAATGGTCCTGATGTAATTCAAATAAATGGAAACATCGGTGGCAATACATCTTTAGATGGTGGAAATGGGAAAGATATATTAGTACTAGGTAAATCTGAATCGAGTTACACTGTAAATAATTATACAAATAACAATGGTGTAATAGCAGCTCAAATAATTGATAAGGATACAAACCAAACATTAACAGTAAATCATATCGAAGAGATACGATATGCAAGCCCAACAATAGAATACAATGTCGATATAAGTGCCGCTTTAGCAGATATAGATGGAAGTGAAACATTAAGTGTAGAAATAAGTGGTGTTCCTAATAATGCAAGTTTTGATTTAAATAATTTAGTTGATCAAGGCAATGGTACTTGGCAATTAACTACTACAGAAGATGTAAAGTCTATCGATTATACAAATATCAAAATGACTGTTCCTGAAGGAACTGAAAATGTTGATTTAACTATAACAGCAAGTGCTACAGAAACTAGAGATAATGAAGATGAGGATAATGTTGCAACAGCAACGGATAGTGATACAACAATATCAAGTGATACTGTGAGTTTAAAAACAAGTTTAAATAAATCTACTAATGATACGTCATCAGATAATTCAAAAGTACAGGAAAGTTCGAATAATGAAATTAATAGTTCATATAATTCTTGGGAGGATAAAGAAGTTATTAATGGCACAGAAGGATCAGATACTATAAATATAGGTGAAGGTAATAATAAAATCATTAATGCAGGAAGTGGCGATGATACAATAAATACACCTGATAGTTTTTGGAAGGGAACAGGACAAGTTATTAATGGTGAAGATGGAAATGATACTTTAGTTATTAATCATAATCAAGATGATGGAACAACAAAATTTGATATTGTTGAAAATAATGATGGCAGTTATACTATAAAAGCATTAACATATAATGCATGGAGTCAATGGGATGCAGGATATGAACTTACTGTAAATAATGTTGAAAATATTCAATTTAATGATGGAATAGTATCCCTTACATCAACAGCAACAAAAACAGCAACGCTAATCGATGGAATAGTAGAAGGTGTAGAATATGAGACAAGTTCAGGACTAAAAGGACTAACAGACTCAAATGGAGACTTTAACTATAAAGAAGGTGATAGTGTAACGTTTAGTGTAGGAGCAGTTGTTTTAGGTGTAGTAACAGCAGAAGACCTTGCAAATGGAAAAGTGTTCCTTCAAGATATAGCAGATGTAGAACATACAAATGTAAATGATGAATATCTAGAAAACTTAGCAACATTCTTACAGTCAATCGATAGTGATGCTAGTGATAATATTGTAATTACAGATGAAACAAGAGTAGCATTGGTTGATTCATATATTAACCTTAAAACAGCATCTGAAGAAGAAGTAAAAGTATTTGTTGAAAATATAGGTCAAACATATGTAGATGAAGATACAGCAATGGAACATGTTCAAGATATGCTTGAAGAATATGCAGGAATTGATGAAAGTGAATTTGATGAAAGAACTTCTGATGATGTTGTAGTTGAAGATAGTATATTAACAGCAACATTAGGAACAGAAGCAATTGATGGAGTATCATATACAACAAGTTCAGGATTTGAAAGTATTACAGATGAAAATGGATTATTTACTTATGATGAAGGTGATAGTATTACATTTAAAAATGCATCAGGAGAAATTATATCAGAGTTAGATTCAAATGATATAGGTGATGATGAATTAATTACATTGAGTGAATTAGGAATTACAATAAATGATATAAATCCAGAAGTTGTAGACGAGACTGAAAAAGTAATCCTTGAAGATGAATCTGTAGAAGAAGAATCAGATGAAGTAGTAGAAGAACTTTCGACAGAACTTATTGATAATGGAATAAATTTTGATAATGTTTCTGAACTTCAAAAAGAAGAAATTAATTTAGATAATAAAGATGATGAAATTTCTGAAGTATTAGACGATCTTTTGGAAACATCAAATAATATTCCTGGACTTGAAGAAGATGAAAGTGAAGTAAATAAAGTTTCTTCAGAAAATTCTGATTTAGTATCAACAGATGGAAATGCACAAATAGTAGATACAACAGTTCAAATAAAAGTAGAACAATCTATCTCAGATGGTGTAACAAGTTAA
- a CDS encoding aldehyde dehydrogenase family protein, whose product MKEYKLYINGQNKPSSSGNIIDDFNPASGELFAKVHMAGKQDIEDAIQSAYLAQKKWAKTAPREKEAILLKAADIFEARSDEIKKILMNESGSVIAKCMFEINTVADILRTAAGEARRVSGETFTSNDPDTFSYSIRRPLGVIAGISPFNAPMILSSKKFAFALAAGNSFVLKPSSQTPVCGLIFGEIFTEAGLPNGVLNIIPCSRKDLGDSFQADPRIAMITLTGSTEVGKKVASAAAANLKKCTVELGGKSPTIVLGDADVDYAVDSAAFSIFLHQGQICMAGSRILVEENIYNEFCEKFVNKVKNLKVGRPDDITTIIGPLIKEAQCEFINTLVDDAVNKGANLLAGRQSTGTYYQPTVVTNVNESMNIFHEEAFGPVAVIIKVKGLDEIIRIANNSNYGLSSAIITNNLSATQRLIEELETGMVHVNGTTIQDEAHIPFGGVKESGIGREGGHFSIEEMTELKWVTIEGVKNRQYPF is encoded by the coding sequence ATGAAAGAGTATAAATTATATATTAATGGACAGAATAAACCCTCATCTAGTGGTAATATTATCGATGATTTTAATCCAGCAAGTGGAGAGTTATTTGCAAAAGTACACATGGCTGGTAAACAAGATATAGAAGATGCTATACAAAGTGCATACCTAGCTCAAAAAAAATGGGCAAAGACTGCACCACGAGAAAAAGAAGCAATACTTTTAAAAGCTGCTGATATATTTGAAGCAAGATCAGATGAAATTAAAAAAATTCTAATGAACGAAAGTGGTTCAGTTATTGCTAAATGTATGTTTGAAATTAATACAGTTGCCGATATCTTAAGAACAGCAGCAGGTGAAGCTAGAAGAGTTTCAGGAGAAACATTTACTTCTAATGATCCTGATACTTTTTCATATAGTATTAGAAGACCATTAGGTGTTATTGCAGGTATTTCTCCATTTAATGCACCTATGATTTTAAGTTCGAAAAAATTTGCTTTTGCCTTAGCTGCTGGGAATTCATTTGTATTAAAACCATCAAGTCAAACTCCAGTGTGTGGACTAATATTTGGAGAAATTTTTACTGAAGCAGGATTACCAAATGGTGTTTTAAATATTATTCCCTGCTCAAGAAAAGATTTAGGAGATTCATTCCAAGCTGACCCTAGAATTGCGATGATTACATTAACAGGTTCAACAGAAGTTGGTAAAAAAGTTGCTTCAGCAGCTGCAGCAAATCTTAAAAAATGTACAGTTGAACTTGGAGGGAAATCTCCCACAATAGTATTAGGTGATGCTGATGTTGATTATGCTGTTGATTCAGCAGCTTTTAGTATTTTTTTACATCAAGGTCAAATTTGTATGGCAGGTTCAAGAATATTAGTAGAAGAAAATATTTATAATGAATTTTGTGAAAAATTTGTAAATAAAGTCAAAAATCTTAAAGTTGGAAGACCTGATGATATAACTACCATTATTGGACCACTTATAAAAGAAGCGCAATGTGAATTTATTAATACTTTAGTTGATGATGCAGTAAATAAAGGTGCAAATCTTTTAGCAGGAAGACAAAGTACTGGTACATATTATCAACCAACAGTTGTAACAAATGTAAATGAATCTATGAATATTTTTCATGAAGAGGCATTTGGTCCAGTTGCTGTTATTATAAAAGTTAAAGGACTAGATGAAATTATAAGAATTGCAAATAATTCAAATTATGGATTAAGTTCAGCAATAATTACAAACAATTTAAGTGCTACTCAAAGACTTATTGAAGAACTTGAAACAGGTATGGTACATGTAAATGGAACAACTATTCAAGATGAGGCACATATCCCATTTGGGGGAGTAAAAGAAAGTGGTATTGGTAGAGAAGGTGGGCATTTTTCTATTGAAGAAATGACTGAGTTAAAATGGGTAACTATTGAAGGTGTAAAAAATCGTCAATATCCTTTTTAA
- a CDS encoding aldolase catalytic domain-containing protein, translating into MIERKGSILTVREDVKVFDCTIRDGGLVNNFHFTDEFVKAQYETCVAAGIDYMEIGKNNSPSIMSEKEYGPWNFCKEEDIRRIVGNNDTNMKIAVMSDIGRTVNEELLPKSESVVDMIRIATYIHQIPAAIELVEEAHAKGYETTINIMAISKSFDDELSEVLEVVAKSSVDVIYIADSFGSFYPEQINKLTEKYLKVAQAHGKQVGIHAHNNMQLAYANTIEALTYGTSFLDVTISGLGRGAGNCPMELLIGFLKNPKYKLMPVLKFIEEFIIPLEKELDWGYSIPYMLTGQLNEHPRAAMKARDEKDTKYREFYRNLLAE; encoded by the coding sequence ATGATTGAAAGAAAAGGTTCAATACTTACAGTAAGAGAAGACGTAAAAGTATTTGATTGTACAATAAGAGATGGTGGATTAGTAAACAATTTTCATTTTACAGATGAGTTTGTAAAAGCACAATATGAAACATGTGTTGCAGCTGGAATCGACTATATGGAAATTGGTAAAAATAACTCACCTTCAATTATGAGTGAAAAAGAATATGGACCTTGGAATTTCTGTAAAGAAGAAGATATTAGAAGAATCGTAGGAAACAACGATACTAATATGAAAATTGCAGTTATGTCTGATATTGGAAGAACTGTAAATGAAGAATTACTTCCAAAAAGTGAAAGTGTTGTTGATATGATTAGAATTGCAACATATATTCACCAAATCCCTGCAGCTATTGAACTTGTAGAAGAAGCTCATGCAAAAGGTTATGAAACTACTATAAATATTATGGCTATTTCAAAATCATTTGATGATGAATTGTCAGAAGTTTTAGAAGTTGTTGCAAAATCAAGTGTTGATGTTATTTATATAGCTGATTCTTTTGGTTCATTTTATCCTGAACAAATCAATAAATTAACTGAAAAATATTTAAAAGTTGCCCAAGCACATGGAAAACAAGTTGGAATTCACGCACATAACAATATGCAACTTGCGTATGCAAATACTATTGAAGCTTTAACTTATGGTACAAGTTTTCTTGATGTTACAATTTCAGGATTAGGACGAGGTGCAGGAAACTGTCCTATGGAACTTTTAATTGGTTTCTTAAAAAATCCAAAATATAAATTAATGCCAGTTTTAAAATTCATTGAAGAGTTTATAATTCCATTAGAAAAAGAACTTGATTGGGGTTACTCAATTCCATATATGTTAACAGGACAATTAAACGAACATCCAAGAGCTGCTATGAAAGCTAGAGATGAAAAAGATACTAAATATAGAGAGTTTTATAGAAACCTACTAGCTGAATAA
- the alr gene encoding alanine racemase has product MKLSRAVWAEINLDNLAHNMRETRRIVKKDTKVTAVIKADGYGHGAVSIAQTLLDNGANRFAVATLSEAIQLRASFPDIEILVLGYTPDELTEEILQNNIIQTVYSLRQAKFFSKTALSLNKKMTIHIKIDSGMNRLGMQESQETIDSILQMSKLDGLYIEGIFTHFATADEIDKEYTRKQVKSYENVVNALKQKGLDIPIKHVSNSAAIIDLPEYNKDMVRAGIMLYGLYPSKYVNHNKINLKEVMCLKAKVSQVKQIEKGQGVSYGLKHKCEYNTQVATLPIGYADGLTRMLSGKAFVMVKDKKVPIIGNICMDQCLIDITGLDVKIGDEVVLFGGNDENGISIDSVSESLDTINYEIVCMINKRVPRVYIENNEKIYFKDYLQMITAQECQK; this is encoded by the coding sequence GTGAAATTATCAAGAGCTGTATGGGCAGAAATTAATTTGGATAATTTAGCTCATAATATGAGAGAAACAAGACGAATAGTAAAAAAAGATACTAAAGTTACTGCTGTGATAAAAGCAGATGGTTATGGGCATGGAGCAGTATCAATTGCTCAAACTCTACTTGACAATGGTGCGAATAGATTTGCAGTTGCTACATTATCTGAAGCAATACAATTAAGAGCTTCTTTCCCTGATATTGAAATTTTAGTATTAGGTTATACTCCTGATGAATTAACAGAAGAAATACTTCAAAATAATATAATTCAAACTGTTTATTCTTTAAGACAAGCAAAATTTTTTTCAAAAACGGCACTTAGTCTAAATAAGAAAATGACTATACATATTAAAATTGATTCAGGAATGAATAGATTAGGTATGCAAGAAAGTCAAGAAACAATTGATTCGATATTACAAATGAGTAAACTTGATGGTTTATATATTGAAGGTATTTTTACTCACTTTGCAACTGCTGATGAAATAGATAAAGAATATACAAGAAAACAAGTAAAATCTTATGAAAATGTTGTTAATGCTTTAAAACAAAAAGGTTTAGATATTCCTATTAAACACGTTTCAAATAGTGCAGCTATTATTGATTTACCTGAATATAACAAAGATATGGTTCGTGCTGGGATTATGTTATATGGTTTATATCCTTCAAAATATGTAAACCATAATAAAATAAATCTAAAAGAAGTTATGTGTTTAAAAGCAAAAGTTTCTCAAGTAAAACAGATTGAAAAAGGGCAGGGTGTTAGTTATGGTTTAAAACATAAATGTGAATATAACACACAAGTAGCAACTCTTCCAATTGGTTATGCTGATGGACTTACAAGAATGTTATCAGGGAAAGCTTTTGTAATGGTAAAAGATAAAAAAGTGCCTATTATTGGAAATATTTGTATGGATCAATGTCTTATTGATATTACAGGTCTCGATGTTAAAATTGGTGATGAGGTTGTTTTATTTGGTGGAAATGATGAAAATGGAATTTCAATTGATAGTGTTTCTGAATCATTAGACACAATTAATTATGAAATTGTTTGTATGATTAATAAGAGAGTACCAAGAGTATATATAGAAAATAATGAAAAGATTTATTTCAAAGATTATTTACAAATGATTACTGCACAAGAATGTCAAAAGTAG
- a CDS encoding alanine/glycine:cation symporter family protein, translating to METINGFISSLSSLVWGAPMLILLVGTGLFLTIRLKGLQFKVVAHAIEILFAKDKKAEGDISQFSALMLSLGATVGIGNIVGVATAIALGGPGAIFWMWITGLVGMATKYSEAILAVKYREKGINGYKGGAMYYITNGLNMPKLGMAFAILTILASFGTGNMTQSNAVATVLYDQAQIPTWITGAVLVVLTGAVILGGIKTMGKFTAYFSPFMVLLYMLSAFFIIVTNFDRVPDAFGLIFEHAFAPFAAAGGFAGAAVAAAIRMGVSRGLFSNEAGLGSSAIAAAAAQTSDPVKQALVSMLQTLIDTLIVCTMTATVILMAPVWLEGGSAGLLTLKSFEFFLGDTGMIIVFATTVFFAYSTLLGWSYFGEKGFEYAFGEKSVILYRIIFLVFVMVGAVTELRFVWNFSDLANGLMAIPNLIALLLLSKVIVAETNRYFENGIPKKS from the coding sequence ATGGAAACAATTAACGGCTTTATTAGCTCATTATCATCATTAGTATGGGGTGCTCCTATGCTAATATTACTTGTTGGAACAGGTTTGTTCTTAACTATACGTTTAAAAGGACTACAATTTAAGGTTGTAGCTCATGCCATAGAAATTCTTTTTGCAAAGGATAAAAAAGCAGAAGGTGATATTTCTCAGTTTTCTGCTTTGATGTTATCACTTGGTGCAACTGTTGGTATTGGTAATATTGTTGGAGTTGCAACTGCAATTGCACTTGGAGGTCCTGGAGCAATATTCTGGATGTGGATTACAGGTTTAGTAGGAATGGCTACAAAATATTCAGAAGCTATTTTAGCTGTTAAATATAGAGAAAAAGGTATAAATGGTTATAAAGGTGGTGCAATGTATTACATCACAAATGGACTAAATATGCCAAAACTTGGAATGGCCTTTGCTATCTTAACTATTTTAGCTTCATTTGGAACTGGAAATATGACTCAATCAAATGCAGTTGCAACTGTATTATATGATCAAGCACAAATTCCTACTTGGATTACAGGAGCTGTTTTAGTTGTTCTTACAGGAGCTGTTATTCTTGGTGGAATTAAAACTATGGGAAAATTTACAGCTTATTTCTCTCCTTTTATGGTTTTATTATATATGCTTTCTGCATTTTTTATTATTGTTACAAACTTTGATAGAGTACCAGATGCTTTTGGTTTAATTTTTGAACATGCCTTTGCTCCTTTTGCAGCTGCTGGTGGATTTGCTGGTGCTGCTGTTGCTGCTGCAATTAGAATGGGGGTTTCAAGAGGATTATTTTCAAATGAAGCTGGACTTGGTTCAAGTGCAATTGCTGCAGCTGCTGCACAAACTAGTGATCCTGTTAAACAAGCTTTAGTTTCTATGTTACAAACTCTTATTGATACTTTAATTGTATGTACAATGACTGCAACTGTAATTTTAATGGCTCCTGTTTGGTTAGAAGGTGGAAGTGCTGGATTATTGACTTTAAAAAGTTTTGAATTCTTCTTAGGTGATACTGGTATGATAATTGTATTTGCAACAACAGTATTTTTTGCTTACTCAACATTACTTGGATGGTCATATTTTGGTGAAAAAGGTTTTGAATATGCCTTTGGTGAAAAATCAGTAATACTTTATAGAATTATATTTTTAGTTTTTGTTATGGTTGGAGCAGTTACTGAATTAAGATTTGTATGGAACTTCTCAGATTTAGCAAATGGATTAATGGCTATACCAAACTTAATAGCTTTACTTTTATTATCTAAAGTAATCGTAGCTGAAACAAATAGATACTTTGAAAATGGTATTCCAAAGAAATCATAA